From the Nocardiopsis changdeensis genome, one window contains:
- a CDS encoding metal-dependent hydrolase family protein produces MTRPSRPTTLFTGAGLLDPGAGTRTPGWLLVEDGRIARSGGDPAPEVGDAVEVVDLGGATLMPGLIDAHVHPTAFSADLGAAMDHSPSYVAAYAARSLNDMLRRGFTTVRDVAGGDWGLARAVDEGLVDGPRLMFGGKALSQTGGHGDFRGPGRQGNGTHACCPGAGLVCDGPTEFRRAAREQLRTGAHHLKIMLSGGVASPTDRIDSTQSSEDEIRAVVEEAEAANRYVTGHAYTARAVNRGLRLGVRCIEHGNLIDESSIELFLEHDAFLVPTLVTYRELARRGEQEGLPPESRAKVDTVLARGLDALRAAHEAGVNLVFGSDLLGGMQDRQSEEFAIRGTVQPAADVLRAATVNAARLLGLEGEVGTLREGARADLIVVDGDPLADISVLADPARTIRTVLRDGLVRHRRADSL; encoded by the coding sequence GCACCCCCGGCTGGCTCCTGGTCGAGGACGGCCGCATCGCGCGCAGCGGCGGCGACCCGGCCCCCGAGGTCGGCGACGCGGTCGAGGTCGTCGACCTGGGAGGGGCCACCCTCATGCCCGGGCTCATCGACGCCCACGTCCACCCGACCGCCTTCAGCGCCGACCTGGGCGCGGCCATGGACCACTCGCCCTCCTACGTCGCCGCCTACGCGGCCCGCTCCCTCAACGACATGCTCCGCCGCGGCTTCACGACCGTCCGCGACGTCGCCGGGGGCGACTGGGGGCTGGCCCGGGCCGTCGACGAGGGGCTCGTCGACGGCCCCCGGCTGATGTTCGGCGGCAAGGCGCTGTCCCAGACCGGCGGCCACGGCGACTTCCGGGGCCCCGGCCGCCAGGGCAACGGCACCCACGCCTGCTGCCCCGGGGCGGGCCTCGTCTGCGACGGCCCCACCGAGTTCCGCCGCGCGGCCCGCGAGCAGCTGCGCACCGGGGCCCACCACCTCAAGATCATGCTCTCCGGCGGCGTCGCCTCGCCCACCGACCGCATCGACTCCACCCAGTCCTCCGAGGACGAGATCCGCGCCGTGGTGGAGGAGGCCGAGGCGGCCAACCGCTACGTCACGGGCCACGCCTACACCGCCCGCGCGGTCAACCGCGGCCTGCGCCTGGGCGTGCGCTGCATCGAGCACGGCAACCTCATCGACGAGAGCAGCATCGAGCTGTTCCTGGAGCACGACGCCTTCCTGGTGCCCACCCTCGTCACCTACCGGGAGCTCGCCCGGCGGGGCGAGCAGGAGGGGCTGCCCCCCGAGAGCCGGGCGAAGGTCGACACGGTGCTGGCCCGGGGGCTGGACGCCCTGCGCGCGGCCCACGAGGCGGGGGTGAACCTGGTCTTCGGCAGCGACCTGCTCGGGGGCATGCAGGACCGGCAGAGCGAGGAGTTCGCCATCCGCGGCACGGTGCAGCCCGCCGCGGACGTCCTGCGCGCGGCCACCGTGAACGCCGCCCGCCTGCTCGGCCTGGAGGGAGAGGTCGGCACACTGCGCGAGGGCGCCCGCGCCGACCTCATCGTGGTCGACGGCGATCCGCTGGCCGACATCTCGGTGCTCGCCGACCCCGCGCGCACCATCCGCACCGTCCTGCGGGACGGCCTGGTCCGCCACCGGCGCGCCGACTCCCTCTGA
- the amaP gene encoding alkaline shock response membrane anchor protein AmaP gives MARNRARRSARGNRQGLLLVGIVLLAAGAAAFAAGRGVFGADVAGGALLNDTVRGLLAAGWMPYAVVAVAFVAAFLALRWLLVQGFDDTVGRLVLERGAEGRVELPESVARSALEQEVADYPGVRRARARLTESAEAPHLRLALTLDDDADVAGVWRRVRSEALADLRRSLELESIPAVVRMSMTAPAKNPRRSLA, from the coding sequence ATGGCACGGAACAGGGCACGCAGGTCGGCCCGGGGCAACCGGCAGGGACTGCTGCTGGTGGGGATCGTGCTGCTGGCGGCCGGCGCCGCGGCGTTCGCGGCCGGACGCGGGGTGTTCGGCGCGGACGTGGCCGGGGGCGCCCTGCTCAACGACACGGTCCGGGGCCTCCTGGCCGCCGGCTGGATGCCGTACGCGGTGGTGGCGGTGGCGTTCGTCGCCGCGTTCCTGGCGCTGCGGTGGCTGCTGGTGCAGGGGTTCGACGACACCGTCGGCCGCCTGGTGCTGGAACGCGGCGCCGAGGGCCGGGTGGAGCTGCCCGAGAGCGTCGCGCGCAGCGCGCTGGAGCAGGAGGTCGCCGACTACCCGGGCGTGCGCCGGGCGCGGGCCCGCCTCACCGAGTCGGCCGAGGCGCCCCACCTGCGGCTGGCGCTGACCCTGGACGACGACGCCGACGTCGCCGGCGTGTGGCGGCGGGTGCGCTCCGAGGCGCTGGCCGACCTGCGCCGCTCCCTGGAGCTGGAGAGCATCCCGGCGGTGGTCCGCATGTCCATGACCGCCCCGGCCAAGAACCCCCGACGCAGCCTCGCCTGA
- a CDS encoding DUF6286 domain-containing protein, which translates to MTTVEEVLGRPDQGVDRKARRVAVHTFRPRRSWPAVITGFVILVVAVLAAAEVIAALAGSPLGLFPVGTATEYAQATTWSQPSVQIASALLALIGLVLIVAALAPGRGHWTALRTDDPALVVGMTRSALRRAVAAAAQDVSGVDQVGVHVRGSRIRVQVRTGMREAPELPAEVTAAVERRLEELAPLRSLRIATHVRYAEG; encoded by the coding sequence ATGACCACCGTGGAAGAGGTGCTCGGCCGTCCCGACCAGGGGGTCGACCGGAAGGCCAGGAGAGTGGCCGTCCACACGTTCCGCCCCCGCCGGTCATGGCCCGCGGTGATCACCGGGTTCGTGATCCTCGTCGTCGCGGTCCTCGCCGCGGCCGAGGTGATCGCGGCGCTGGCGGGCAGCCCGCTGGGACTGTTCCCCGTCGGGACCGCGACGGAGTACGCGCAGGCCACCACGTGGTCGCAGCCGTCGGTGCAGATCGCGTCCGCGCTGCTGGCCCTGATCGGGCTCGTGCTGATCGTGGCCGCGCTCGCGCCGGGGCGCGGGCACTGGACGGCGCTGCGCACCGACGACCCGGCGCTGGTCGTCGGCATGACCCGCAGTGCCCTGCGCCGGGCGGTGGCCGCCGCCGCCCAGGACGTCAGCGGCGTCGACCAGGTGGGGGTGCACGTGCGCGGCAGCCGTATCCGGGTGCAGGTGCGCACCGGGATGCGCGAGGCGCCGGAGCTGCCGGCGGAGGTCACCGCCGCCGTGGAGCGGCGGCTGGAGGAGCTGGCGCCGCTGCGCAGCCTGCGGATCGCCACCCACGTCCGTTACGCGGAGGGGTGA
- a CDS encoding Asp23/Gls24 family envelope stress response protein, whose product MVGTRTQDVPRQREHTAVRGRHVRDGELRDPGGRTDIANGVVEKTAARAVDEVAGAGAASRGRAVRARVSGDVVLLRLRIRVDYPEPVRRIAALVRSRVRERVEHVTGKQVHHIDIEIAETVR is encoded by the coding sequence ATGGTGGGAACACGCACACAGGACGTCCCCCGGCAGCGGGAGCACACCGCCGTCCGGGGGCGGCACGTCCGCGACGGGGAGCTGCGCGACCCCGGCGGGCGCACGGACATCGCGAACGGGGTCGTCGAGAAGACGGCCGCCCGCGCCGTGGACGAGGTGGCCGGGGCGGGGGCGGCGAGCCGGGGCCGGGCGGTGCGCGCCCGGGTGAGCGGGGACGTCGTCCTGCTGCGCCTGAGGATCCGCGTGGACTATCCCGAACCCGTGCGCCGGATCGCCGCGCTCGTCCGCTCCCGGGTCCGGGAGCGGGTGGAGCACGTCACCGGCAAGCAGGTCCACCACATCGACATCGAGATCGCCGAAACGGTGCGCTGA
- a CDS encoding Asp23/Gls24 family envelope stress response protein translates to MSDTRTEARVPGAREADRRGGAAEGGHTHIADGVVAKIAGMAAREIGGVYAMGGGAARAMGAVRDAVTGGGDKGSVARGVSVEVGERQTAVDIDVVVEYGTAIQELAAAVRRNVTNAIEKMTGLEVTEINIRVDDIHLPDDDDGESARGDGGGADSSPRVQ, encoded by the coding sequence GTGTCGGATACCAGGACCGAGGCCAGGGTGCCGGGCGCCCGCGAGGCGGACCGGCGGGGAGGGGCCGCGGAGGGCGGCCACACCCACATCGCGGACGGCGTGGTCGCCAAGATCGCGGGCATGGCCGCCCGTGAGATCGGCGGCGTGTACGCCATGGGCGGCGGCGCCGCCCGCGCCATGGGGGCCGTCAGGGACGCCGTCACCGGCGGCGGGGACAAGGGGTCGGTGGCCCGCGGCGTGTCCGTCGAGGTCGGGGAGCGGCAGACCGCCGTCGACATCGACGTCGTCGTCGAGTACGGCACCGCCATCCAGGAACTCGCCGCGGCCGTGCGCCGCAACGTCACCAACGCCATCGAGAAGATGACCGGTCTCGAGGTCACCGAGATCAACATCAGGGTGGACGACATCCACCTGCCCGATGACGACGACGGCGAGTCCGCGCGCGGCGACGGCGGCGGCGCGGACTCCTCACCCAGGGTCCAGTAG
- a CDS encoding CsbD family protein: MGKHFDDLGGKAKEAYGKAAGDRSKEAEGKADQAKARAKDTADKAKAKAEEAVENAGEKIKNVFKR; this comes from the coding sequence ATGGGCAAGCACTTCGACGACCTGGGCGGCAAGGCCAAGGAGGCCTACGGCAAGGCGGCCGGCGACCGGTCCAAGGAGGCCGAGGGCAAGGCCGACCAGGCCAAGGCGCGCGCCAAGGACACCGCCGACAAGGCCAAGGCCAAGGCGGAGGAGGCGGTCGAGAACGCCGGCGAGAAGATCAAGAACGTCTTCAAGCGCTGA
- the purU gene encoding formyltetrahydrofolate deformylase: MSEREYILTLACPDSRGIVAAVANLLSDHGCNITESQQYGDHYTGRFFLRMQFVAEAGGRGVVGEDDLRGAFAALAGDFGGAGGTSVEWTLSPRDVRPRMIVMVSKFGHCLNDLLYRHRSGLLDIDIAAVVSNHPDLEFLADSYGVDFHHLPVTPQTKGEQEARLLELVGSYDVDLVVLARYMQVLSEKLCTKMSGRIINIHHSFLPSFKGARPYHQAHARGVKLIGATAHYVTADLDEGPIIEQEVARVDHTDSPEKLTEIGRDLESVALARAVNWHAQRRVLLNGDKTVVFG; this comes from the coding sequence ATGAGCGAGCGCGAGTACATCCTGACCCTGGCGTGCCCCGACAGCCGCGGCATCGTCGCGGCGGTGGCCAACCTGCTCTCCGACCACGGCTGCAACATCACCGAGAGCCAGCAGTACGGCGACCACTACACCGGCCGCTTCTTCCTGCGCATGCAGTTCGTGGCCGAGGCGGGCGGGCGGGGGGTCGTCGGCGAGGACGACCTGCGCGGCGCCTTCGCGGCGCTGGCCGGGGACTTCGGCGGCGCCGGCGGGACCTCCGTGGAGTGGACGCTCAGCCCGCGCGACGTGCGCCCCCGCATGATCGTGATGGTCTCCAAGTTCGGGCACTGCCTCAACGACCTGCTCTACCGCCACCGCAGCGGCCTGCTGGACATCGACATCGCCGCGGTGGTCTCCAACCACCCGGACCTGGAGTTCCTGGCCGACTCCTACGGGGTGGACTTCCACCACCTGCCGGTGACCCCGCAGACCAAGGGCGAGCAGGAGGCCCGGCTGCTGGAGCTGGTCGGCTCCTACGACGTCGACCTGGTGGTGCTGGCCCGGTACATGCAGGTGCTGTCCGAGAAGCTGTGCACCAAGATGTCGGGGCGGATCATCAACATCCACCACTCGTTCCTGCCGAGCTTCAAGGGCGCCCGGCCCTACCACCAGGCGCACGCGCGCGGTGTGAAGCTCATCGGCGCCACCGCCCACTACGTCACCGCCGACCTCGACGAGGGGCCGATCATCGAGCAGGAGGTGGCCCGGGTGGACCACACCGACAGCCCCGAGAAGCTCACCGAGATCGGCCGCGACCTGGAGTCGGTGGCGCTGGCCCGCGCCGTCAACTGGCACGCCCAGCGGCGGGTCCTCCTCAACGGGGACAAGACCGTCGTCTTCGGGTGA